Proteins encoded within one genomic window of Dermatophilus congolensis:
- a CDS encoding S1C family serine protease, translating into MANEPTNAPGQEGPSTGPNQAPGTTWHGSDTSSAPWKMDASKNWDAPGADPNQSDDTAEKKDDAATNRAKKRRATLFIGIGAVVLVAALAGLAPAYLSGRNTADGTKNPPAQSDQFHSQPGPIQQASGSAPDWTATAEAVAPSVVSITVNAYQGNAQGSGVILDKEGHVVTNHHVVADAVNGRGQIFITLNDKRTHKATVVGSDPSTDLATLKMVDVPSDIRPITLGDSDQLKVGVPVMAVGNPLGLSGTVTEGIISALDRPLITSGKPNYAEATISEDVITNAIQTSAAINPGNSGGALVNASGQLIGINSSIAQTQQGGGNIGIGFAIPVNAMKNIASQLIKNGHVQHAFIGVSSQTGNVPEGEAQRAAALVAEVTPNSPAAEAGIRRGDAIVAINNESIDGKEALVAQVRDHRAGEQVTLTIVRGKQRQDVQVTLGSRPQDTEDNG; encoded by the coding sequence ATGGCTAACGAACCCACCAACGCCCCCGGTCAGGAAGGGCCCAGTACCGGGCCAAACCAGGCTCCGGGAACCACGTGGCACGGCTCCGACACCTCGTCAGCGCCGTGGAAAATGGACGCATCCAAAAACTGGGACGCCCCCGGCGCTGACCCAAACCAAAGCGACGACACAGCAGAGAAAAAAGACGACGCCGCGACCAACCGAGCTAAAAAGCGCCGCGCAACCCTCTTCATCGGTATCGGCGCCGTGGTGCTCGTCGCCGCCCTGGCAGGACTAGCTCCCGCTTACCTCAGCGGACGCAACACCGCCGACGGCACTAAAAACCCTCCTGCTCAAAGCGATCAATTCCACTCCCAACCCGGACCGATCCAGCAAGCTTCCGGCTCTGCACCCGACTGGACCGCAACCGCCGAAGCAGTCGCCCCCAGTGTCGTTTCCATCACCGTCAACGCATATCAAGGAAACGCTCAAGGCTCGGGAGTGATCCTGGACAAAGAGGGCCACGTGGTCACCAACCACCACGTCGTGGCTGACGCCGTCAACGGACGCGGACAGATTTTCATCACCCTCAACGACAAACGCACTCACAAAGCAACCGTCGTCGGCTCGGACCCCAGCACCGACCTAGCCACCCTCAAAATGGTCGACGTCCCCTCCGACATACGCCCCATCACGCTCGGAGATTCTGACCAACTCAAAGTCGGTGTACCAGTCATGGCCGTCGGTAACCCACTAGGTCTGTCCGGCACCGTCACCGAAGGCATCATCAGCGCCCTGGATCGCCCGCTCATCACCAGCGGCAAACCTAACTACGCTGAGGCCACTATCTCTGAAGACGTCATCACCAACGCCATTCAGACATCTGCAGCCATCAACCCCGGTAACTCCGGAGGCGCACTGGTCAACGCATCCGGCCAGCTCATCGGCATTAACTCCTCCATCGCCCAAACCCAACAAGGCGGTGGAAACATCGGCATCGGCTTCGCTATCCCGGTCAACGCTATGAAAAACATCGCTTCCCAGCTCATCAAGAACGGCCACGTCCAACACGCCTTCATTGGAGTCAGCAGCCAGACCGGAAACGTCCCCGAAGGGGAAGCTCAACGCGCCGCAGCCCTGGTTGCGGAAGTTACACCCAATAGCCCTGCAGCCGAAGCCGGTATCCGCCGCGGCGATGCCATCGTCGCGATCAATAACGAGTCAATCGACGGTAAAGAGGCTCTCGTCGCACAAGTGCGCGACCACCGAGCAGGCGAACAAGTAACCCTGACCATCGTGCGCGGAAAACAACGCCAAGACGTTCAGGTCACTCTCGGTAGCCGCCCGCAAGACACAGAGGACAACGGGTAA
- the groL gene encoding chaperonin GroEL (60 kDa chaperone family; promotes refolding of misfolded polypeptides especially under stressful conditions; forms two stacked rings of heptamers to form a barrel-shaped 14mer; ends can be capped by GroES; misfolded proteins enter the barrel where they are refolded when GroES binds) — translation MAKIISYDEEARRGLERGMNQLADAVKVTLGPKGRNVVLEKKWGAPTITNDGVSIAKEIELEDPYEKIGAELVKEVAKKTDDVAGDGTTTATVLAQALVKEGLRNVAAGANPMALKRGIEKATAAVSEELLAMAKEIETKEQIAATASISAADAQIGEMIAEAMDKVGKEGVITVEESNTFGLELELTEGMRFDKGYISAYFVTDTERMEAVLEDAYVLIVNSKIGSIKDLIPVLEKAKGAGKPLLIVAEDVEGEALATLVLNKIRGIINVVAVKAPGFGDRRKAMLSDIAILTGGQVISEEVGLKLENTELDQLGRARKVVITKDETTIVEGGGDADQIAGRVKQIRAEIENSDSDYDREKLQERLAKLAGGVAVIKAGAATEVELKERKHRIEDAVRNAKAAVEEGIVAGGGVALLQATDAAFGKLSLEGDEATGANIVRVAAEAPLKQIAVNAGLEGGVVVEKVRNLPAGQGLNAASGEYVDLLAEGIIDPAKVTRSALSNAASIAALFLTTEAVVADKPEKAAPAAGAPDMDGMGGMGGMGF, via the coding sequence ATGGCCAAGATCATTTCCTACGACGAAGAAGCGCGCCGCGGACTCGAGCGGGGCATGAACCAGCTCGCTGACGCAGTCAAGGTCACTCTCGGACCTAAGGGCCGCAACGTTGTCCTCGAGAAGAAGTGGGGCGCCCCCACGATCACCAACGATGGTGTCTCCATCGCTAAGGAGATCGAACTCGAAGACCCGTACGAGAAGATCGGTGCGGAGCTAGTCAAAGAGGTCGCCAAGAAGACCGACGACGTTGCCGGTGACGGCACCACGACCGCTACTGTCCTCGCTCAGGCTCTCGTGAAGGAAGGCCTGCGCAACGTCGCCGCTGGCGCCAACCCGATGGCCCTCAAGCGCGGTATCGAGAAGGCCACGGCCGCTGTCTCCGAGGAACTGCTCGCGATGGCCAAGGAGATCGAGACCAAGGAGCAGATCGCTGCTACCGCGTCCATCTCCGCAGCTGACGCCCAGATCGGTGAGATGATCGCCGAAGCCATGGACAAGGTCGGCAAAGAAGGCGTCATCACTGTCGAGGAGTCCAACACCTTCGGCCTGGAGCTCGAGCTCACCGAGGGTATGCGCTTCGACAAGGGCTACATCTCCGCCTACTTCGTCACAGACACCGAGCGCATGGAGGCTGTCCTCGAGGACGCCTACGTGCTCATCGTCAACAGCAAGATCGGCTCCATCAAGGACCTCATCCCGGTTCTGGAGAAGGCCAAGGGCGCAGGCAAGCCGCTGCTCATCGTCGCTGAAGACGTCGAGGGGGAAGCACTCGCCACTCTGGTGCTGAACAAGATCCGCGGCATCATCAACGTCGTGGCAGTTAAGGCTCCCGGTTTCGGTGACCGCCGTAAGGCGATGCTCTCCGACATCGCAATTCTCACCGGCGGCCAGGTCATCTCCGAAGAGGTTGGCCTCAAGCTCGAAAACACCGAGCTTGACCAGCTTGGTCGTGCGCGCAAGGTTGTCATCACCAAAGATGAGACCACCATCGTTGAAGGTGGCGGCGACGCAGACCAGATCGCTGGCCGCGTGAAGCAGATCCGCGCTGAGATCGAGAACTCCGACTCTGACTACGACCGCGAGAAGCTGCAGGAGCGTCTTGCCAAGCTCGCCGGTGGTGTGGCTGTCATCAAGGCTGGTGCTGCTACCGAGGTTGAGCTCAAGGAACGCAAGCACCGCATCGAAGACGCTGTGCGTAACGCCAAGGCCGCTGTGGAAGAAGGCATCGTCGCTGGTGGTGGCGTGGCGCTTCTGCAGGCCACCGATGCCGCGTTCGGCAAGCTTTCTTTGGAAGGCGACGAAGCCACGGGTGCGAACATCGTCCGTGTTGCTGCCGAGGCTCCCTTGAAGCAGATCGCTGTCAACGCTGGCCTTGAAGGCGGCGTTGTTGTGGAGAAGGTGCGCAACCTTCCTGCAGGCCAGGGCTTGAACGCCGCTTCTGGTGAGTACGTTGACCTGCTTGCTGAGGGAATCATCGACCCAGCCAAGGTCACCCGTTCCGCACTGTCGAACGCAGCATCTATCGCTGCGCTCTTCCTCACCACAGAGGCAGTCGTGGCCGACAAGCCGGAGAAGGCAGCCCCGGCCGCTGGCGCGCCTGACATGGATGGCATGGGCGGCATGGGCGGCATGGGCTTCTGA
- a CDS encoding LysE/ArgO family amino acid transporter yields the protein MPLALTGFFTGLALILPIGAQNAFLLRTGLTRRHVTLVTVICMVSDSLLIAAGVAGVGALVSSTPGLVTVVTWLGAAYLVAFGVRSLLAARASSGLVAANEGARGAMAMVWTTMAICWLNPHAYLDILMLGSIANAHGAEGKWLFGIGAIVASVFWFAVLGYGAQLLGRYAHNRRLWQMIDVAIGVLMIGLGVRLALG from the coding sequence ATGCCGCTTGCTCTTACCGGTTTCTTCACTGGCCTTGCTCTCATCCTGCCTATTGGAGCCCAGAACGCTTTCTTGCTGCGTACTGGACTGACGCGTCGTCACGTCACGCTTGTGACGGTTATTTGCATGGTGTCTGACTCGCTGCTTATTGCTGCGGGAGTGGCTGGGGTTGGTGCTTTGGTGAGCAGCACCCCGGGGTTGGTGACAGTGGTTACCTGGCTGGGTGCCGCATATTTAGTGGCGTTCGGTGTGCGTTCTCTGTTGGCAGCGCGTGCTTCTAGTGGCCTGGTTGCTGCTAATGAGGGCGCTCGGGGAGCGATGGCAATGGTGTGGACCACGATGGCTATCTGCTGGCTCAACCCGCACGCGTACTTGGACATTCTCATGTTGGGCTCTATTGCTAACGCCCATGGGGCCGAGGGCAAGTGGTTGTTCGGTATAGGTGCGATTGTGGCGAGCGTTTTTTGGTTTGCGGTGTTGGGTTACGGGGCTCAGTTGCTGGGGCGCTATGCCCATAATCGGCGCTTGTGGCAGATGATCGACGTTGCTATCGGTGTGCTCATGATTGGGCTGGGTGTGCGCTTGGCGTTGGGGTGA
- a CDS encoding response regulator transcription factor, whose product MTEDVTAEARLLVVEDEPSIRELLATSLKFAGFEVFTAADGNEAIEVAEREQPDLVVLDVMLPDMDGFAVTSKLRDRGREMPIVFVTAMDSVEDKVKGLTVGGDDYVTKPFSLEEVVARIRAVLRRTRGEISDDSVLRFHDLELNEDSHEVRRGTRVVDVSPTEFKLLRYLLMNPNRVLSKQQILDHVWDYDFRGEAGIVESYISYLRRKIDTEEPHLIHTRRGVGYVLRLPPESA is encoded by the coding sequence GTGACCGAAGATGTGACCGCCGAAGCCCGCCTACTCGTTGTCGAGGACGAACCCAGCATTCGTGAATTGCTAGCGACCTCACTCAAGTTCGCGGGCTTCGAGGTATTCACCGCCGCCGATGGTAACGAAGCAATCGAAGTTGCCGAACGTGAACAGCCCGACCTTGTCGTCCTTGACGTCATGCTTCCTGACATGGACGGCTTCGCTGTGACTTCCAAACTGCGAGACCGTGGCCGCGAAATGCCGATCGTTTTCGTCACCGCCATGGACAGCGTCGAAGACAAAGTTAAAGGCCTGACCGTCGGCGGCGACGACTACGTCACCAAACCTTTCAGCCTTGAAGAAGTTGTGGCTCGCATCCGCGCTGTGCTGCGCCGCACCCGTGGCGAAATCAGTGACGACTCCGTTCTGCGCTTCCACGACCTCGAACTCAACGAAGACTCACACGAAGTACGTCGCGGAACCCGCGTCGTGGACGTCTCACCCACAGAGTTCAAACTGCTCCGTTACCTCCTCATGAACCCCAACCGCGTTCTGTCTAAACAGCAGATCCTTGACCACGTTTGGGACTACGACTTCCGCGGCGAAGCAGGGATCGTCGAGTCATACATTTCCTACCTGCGCCGCAAAATCGACACGGAGGAACCGCACCTGATCCACACACGCCGCGGCGTTGGATACGTGCTGCGATTGCCTCCCGAATCAGCATGA
- a CDS encoding sensor histidine kinase: MTGRLHEKSLTWRLLAVLVVLLVVALTLTSLATSAIMRRYLVDRTVEELRTAAAPVAERVLPQYMNRKNDIDVPSTYVVSFMNTAGRPVATLVPSGIDAESVPDMPRLTTRDARVSSAEPFILSSPNASSPAWIVVAGQMSNASGTYAVATSLAGVEQAINKTIAASFTVSMLLVLGCVFIGWIGFQRAFRPLRTIEDTAAAIAAGDLSRRVPETRAHDEVQSLSRSINAMLAQIEESFRIREAGEQRMRRFVTDASHELRTPLATVRGYAELYRQGAASSPEQTAAAMSRIENEATRMAGLVDDLLTLARLDNARPMNMSVVDLTVLSADAVQDARARDREREIRLLSIDDGDLVPTEVVGDEARLRQVVTNLVANALSHTPAGSPIEVAVGIHQQRARVEVRDHGPGIEPEVAGKVFERFYRNDPARGRKPSGGYGLGLAIVAGLIEAHGGRVGVAPTPGGGATFVFELPIAANSNTEAEHPASQTETTATRARRPVRRLLTPRRHNTGGTDG, encoded by the coding sequence GTGACCGGCCGACTTCACGAAAAGTCGCTCACCTGGCGACTCCTCGCCGTCCTCGTCGTGCTCCTCGTCGTGGCGCTCACTCTCACGAGCCTGGCGACCAGCGCAATCATGCGCCGCTATCTCGTAGACCGCACCGTCGAGGAGCTCCGCACGGCAGCCGCACCCGTGGCTGAACGCGTGCTCCCCCAATACATGAATCGCAAAAACGACATTGACGTCCCCAGCACCTACGTCGTGTCGTTTATGAACACGGCGGGACGTCCTGTAGCGACCCTGGTCCCCTCGGGCATTGACGCTGAATCCGTCCCCGACATGCCCCGCCTGACCACTCGCGACGCCCGCGTCAGCTCCGCCGAACCGTTCATCCTTTCCTCGCCCAACGCATCCAGCCCTGCCTGGATCGTCGTTGCTGGACAAATGAGTAACGCCTCAGGCACCTACGCTGTGGCTACCTCCCTGGCCGGTGTGGAACAAGCCATCAACAAAACCATCGCAGCATCCTTTACCGTCAGCATGCTGCTCGTTTTGGGCTGCGTTTTCATCGGCTGGATAGGGTTCCAGCGCGCTTTCCGGCCACTACGCACCATCGAAGACACCGCCGCTGCGATCGCGGCAGGCGATCTATCACGACGCGTCCCCGAAACACGCGCACACGACGAAGTACAAAGCCTTTCCCGCTCCATCAACGCGATGCTCGCTCAAATCGAGGAGTCCTTTCGTATCCGCGAAGCTGGCGAACAGCGCATGCGACGCTTCGTCACCGACGCATCTCACGAACTGCGCACTCCCCTTGCAACAGTCCGCGGCTACGCAGAGCTCTATCGCCAAGGCGCTGCCTCTTCTCCTGAGCAAACAGCAGCCGCCATGAGCCGCATCGAAAATGAAGCCACACGTATGGCCGGACTCGTCGACGATCTGCTCACCCTCGCCAGACTCGACAACGCCCGCCCCATGAACATGAGCGTCGTTGACCTCACCGTTCTGTCTGCGGACGCCGTACAAGATGCCCGAGCACGCGACCGCGAACGCGAAATCCGTCTCCTGTCCATCGATGACGGTGACCTCGTGCCCACCGAAGTTGTTGGAGATGAAGCACGCCTGCGCCAAGTTGTCACCAACCTCGTCGCTAACGCCCTTTCCCACACTCCTGCAGGAAGCCCCATCGAAGTGGCCGTTGGAATACACCAACAACGAGCTCGCGTTGAAGTACGCGACCACGGACCAGGCATCGAACCCGAAGTCGCCGGCAAAGTCTTCGAACGCTTCTACCGCAATGACCCAGCCCGAGGCCGTAAACCCAGCGGCGGATACGGGCTCGGACTGGCTATCGTCGCCGGACTCATTGAAGCGCATGGAGGACGCGTCGGTGTAGCACCAACCCCTGGCGGAGGAGCTACTTTCGTTTTTGAGCTTCCTATTGCAGCCAATAGCAACACAGAGGCAGAGCACCCAGCCTCACAAACTGAAACAACTGCCACACGGGCTCGACGCCCTGTACGTCGACTCCTCACACCACGACGCCACAACACTGGAGGAACGGATGGCTAA
- a CDS encoding L-lactate MFS transporter, which yields MTSPSASPASAIPNRWIILAGGILVQLALGAIYAWSTFGKALQAAPSAMHLSAVQAALPFELALGMIFIGTFVGGRIQDARGPRIVAVVGVVLYAIGIIISSFATTPGDLWLLLIGYGLISGLGLGMAYIVPIALLQKWFPDKAGLITGLAVAGFGFGAVITSPVAQMLIESDPVHPTAPFLPLGIAYLIFGVLGSLTFVNPPSGWRPAGMPVPSNETTNSTARDFTVKEALSTPQWYLLTLILTLSTTAGITLVSGAAAAAANIAGYSAAAAAALVGIMGLFNGAGRILWAALSDRVGKMNAFVGILALQGICLILMPHLGTSAAAFAVLAAIIYTCYGGGFGAMPSTAGKFFGLTHSGSIYGLMLVAWSLGGVGGPLLSSALIGGDAEKNYMLGYTVIGVIALVGAVIPFLTKPPKVHADSTI from the coding sequence ATGACCTCCCCATCCGCTTCACCCGCGAGCGCCATCCCTAACCGGTGGATCATCCTCGCCGGTGGCATTCTCGTTCAGCTTGCTCTCGGAGCTATCTACGCCTGGAGCACATTCGGTAAAGCTCTTCAAGCTGCGCCATCTGCTATGCACCTGTCTGCAGTGCAGGCGGCGCTTCCTTTCGAGTTGGCGCTCGGAATGATCTTCATCGGCACCTTCGTTGGCGGGCGTATCCAAGACGCCCGCGGCCCCCGCATCGTCGCTGTGGTGGGCGTTGTTCTCTACGCCATTGGGATCATCATCAGCTCATTCGCGACCACCCCCGGGGACCTATGGCTCCTTCTGATCGGATACGGTCTCATTTCTGGGCTTGGCCTGGGCATGGCCTACATCGTCCCGATTGCTCTACTGCAGAAATGGTTCCCTGATAAGGCCGGTCTTATTACCGGTTTAGCTGTCGCTGGGTTCGGTTTTGGTGCTGTTATCACCTCACCGGTGGCGCAAATGCTCATCGAGAGTGATCCGGTTCATCCCACAGCGCCTTTCCTACCTCTGGGGATTGCTTATCTGATTTTTGGTGTCTTGGGATCGCTAACTTTCGTTAACCCTCCCAGCGGATGGCGTCCTGCTGGAATGCCTGTTCCAAGCAACGAAACCACGAACTCCACTGCACGTGATTTCACCGTTAAAGAGGCGCTCTCTACACCCCAGTGGTATCTACTGACACTTATCTTGACTTTGTCGACCACTGCAGGAATCACATTGGTTTCAGGTGCAGCCGCAGCAGCAGCAAACATTGCCGGTTACAGTGCCGCCGCAGCAGCAGCCCTGGTTGGAATCATGGGGCTTTTCAATGGGGCTGGCCGCATTCTTTGGGCTGCACTGTCAGACCGTGTAGGCAAGATGAACGCTTTTGTCGGCATTCTCGCGCTGCAGGGAATTTGTTTGATTCTGATGCCTCACCTGGGCACCTCAGCAGCTGCTTTCGCGGTGTTGGCTGCCATTATCTACACCTGCTACGGCGGTGGTTTCGGAGCTATGCCCTCTACTGCAGGTAAGTTCTTCGGACTTACACACAGCGGCAGTATTTACGGGCTCATGCTTGTCGCGTGGTCTTTAGGGGGAGTCGGTGGCCCGTTGCTTTCTTCGGCGCTCATCGGTGGTGACGCGGAGAAAAACTACATGCTCGGCTACACCGTCATCGGCGTGATCGCTCTTGTCGGTGCGGTGATTCCTTTCCTCACCAAGCCACCGAAGGTGCACGCGGACAGCACCATTTAA